TGCCTGTATCAGGTACGCTCAGGTTCAAAGGGGGGGCTGATCCGAATCCCATGGACGGAAGAGTTTCAATCTATCAAGGGATCTTATCGGAAGGCAATCAAATTTCAGGTCTATGGCAAATGCCGACCTACATGGGTCCGGAATGCGGCAATCAATCGGCTGGGTTTGCCAAGGGGAATTTTACAGGACAGAACCATTGCGGCCAAATGACCAAGACCCTCAGTGGAGTCTGGCCCTGGTATGACATCAATACATGCGCTATTTCAGGAAACGGTTTTTTCTCCGGGAACGCGACAGCCAACAGAAACTTCTGGAACCTGAACCTGGAAGACCATGCATTTAAGAAGACCAACATCCATGATCATCCGGCCCCAAGCCATCCTTGACCTTTTTTCTTTCTCTGACGGCGCAAATCAGAAAGCCGTCTCTACTTCAGGTAGGCCTTCTGTATATAGATGGACTTCAACGGATTGTCCATGCGGTCCCTGGGAGCGCTGACGATCTTGCCGACCACGTCCATCCCTTCGACGACATGGCCGAAGACCGTATACTGGCGGTCGAGATGGGGGGCCGCGGCCACGCAGATGAAGAACTGCGACCCGGCGCTGTCGGGATCCATGGACCTTGCCATGGAAACCGTTCCGCTCACGTGCTTGCGGCTGCTGAACTCGGCCTGGATGGTATAACCCGGCCCGCCCATGCCGTCGTTGCTCCGGTCGTCGTCCTTGGTGTTGGGATCGCCTCCCTGGATCATGAAACCGGGGATGACCCGGTGGAAATAAGTCTTGTTATAAAAACCCTCCTTGACAAGCTTTTTGAAATTCTCCACGGTCTTCGGGGCTGCATCCGGATCAAAGGCAATGAGGATCTTTCCAAAATCCGTCTCCAAAACGGCTTGGGGCTCGCCCTTCCCGGGTTCAGCCGCATGAAGATGCGTGGTCATAAAGAAAACCGATGCCAATCCACTCATGAACATTGTAACGAAACTTTTCATGCTGATCTTCCTCCCTTGTTCAATGGTATATCAAAACCCGAACCACAGAGCTCTGTGGTTTCATTCTAACTCTTTTTTCCAGAATAGATCAGATGAGCGGATTGATTGCCTTCCAGATTTCATTTCGCCCCTCGGACGTGACGGCGGAGAAAAAGATCAGGGGATCTTCTCCGGACAATCCCATGGATTCCCGGATCTTCAGGACCTGCGTCTTTCTTTGCCCCATGGTGATCTTATCCGATTTCGTGGCCGCGGTCAAGATTCGGATTCCATGAGAGAGAAGATACTCCCGCATGATTCTGTCCAATTCTCCCGGCCGGCGCCTGGCATCCAGGATATGGACCACGCAGGTGAGATGCCGGTTCTCTTCGAGATATTGCTCCACCATGGGGCCGAAGCGCTCCCGAACATCCTTCGGCACTTTTGCAAATCCATACCCCGGAAGATCCACAAAAAAAAAGGACTGGTTGATCAGAAAAAAATTGATCATCTGGGTACGGCCGGGTGTGGAGCTGACCTTGACGAGTTTTTTCCGGTTGAGAAGGGCATTGATCAGAGAGGATTTCCCCACATTGGAGCGCC
This sequence is a window from Nitrospirae bacterium CG2_30_53_67. Protein-coding genes within it:
- a CDS encoding peptidylprolyl isomerase encodes the protein MTTHLHAAEPGKGEPQAVLETDFGKILIAFDPDAAPKTVENFKKLVKEGFYNKTYFHRVIPGFMIQGGDPNTKDDDRSNDGMGGPGYTIQAEFSSRKHVSGTVSMARSMDPDSAGSQFFICVAAAPHLDRQYTVFGHVVEGMDVVGKIVSAPRDRMDNPLKSIYIQKAYLK